The following proteins come from a genomic window of Acinetobacter baumannii:
- the rpsE gene encoding 30S ribosomal protein S5, which produces MAKVEQNEGLVEKLVAVDRVAKVVKGGRIFSFTALTVVGDGNGRVGFGRGKAREVPAAISKALEAARRNMITVDLAGTTLQHPVNARHGASRVYMQPASEGTGVIAGGAMRAVLEAAGVHNVLAKCYGSTNAANVVNATFKGLRDMTSPEKVAAKRGKSVEEIQG; this is translated from the coding sequence ATGGCAAAAGTTGAACAAAACGAAGGTCTCGTTGAAAAGCTGGTTGCCGTTGATCGTGTAGCCAAGGTTGTTAAGGGTGGTCGTATCTTCTCTTTCACAGCATTAACTGTTGTGGGCGATGGTAATGGTCGCGTAGGTTTTGGTCGTGGTAAAGCTCGTGAAGTTCCAGCTGCTATTTCTAAAGCACTTGAAGCTGCACGTCGTAACATGATCACTGTAGACCTTGCTGGTACTACTTTACAACACCCTGTGAATGCTCGTCATGGTGCAAGCCGTGTATACATGCAACCTGCTTCAGAAGGTACTGGCGTAATCGCTGGTGGTGCAATGCGTGCCGTTCTTGAAGCTGCAGGTGTACATAACGTACTTGCTAAATGTTATGGTTCTACTAACGCTGCTAACGTAGTAAACGCAACTTTTAAAGGTTTGCGTGATATGACTTCTCCTGAGAAAGTCGCTGCGAAACGTGGTAAATCAGTAGAAGAAATTCAAGGGTAA
- the rpsK gene encoding 30S ribosomal protein S11: MAKDTRTRKKVTRTVSEGVAHIHASFNNTIVTITDRQGNALAWATSGGQGFRGSRKSTPFAAQVAAEVAGKAALDYGLKNLDVLVKGPGPGRESAVRALGAVGYKINSITDVTPIPHNGCRPPKKRRV; the protein is encoded by the coding sequence ATGGCTAAAGATACTCGCACACGCAAGAAGGTCACTCGTACCGTCTCTGAAGGTGTTGCACACATTCACGCGTCTTTTAATAACACCATTGTTACGATTACCGATCGTCAAGGTAATGCATTGGCTTGGGCCACCTCAGGTGGACAAGGCTTCCGTGGTTCACGTAAATCAACTCCGTTTGCTGCTCAGGTAGCTGCTGAAGTTGCTGGTAAAGCGGCTTTGGATTACGGTTTGAAAAACCTTGACGTCCTTGTAAAAGGTCCTGGTCCAGGTCGTGAGTCTGCGGTTCGTGCATTAGGCGCAGTGGGTTATAAGATTAACAGCATTACCGATGTGACTCCAATTCCTCACAACGGTTGCCGTCCACCTAAAAAACGTCGCGTGTAA
- the rplQ gene encoding 50S ribosomal protein L17 has translation MRHRNSGVKLGRTSSHRKAMFQNLANSLFEHELIKTTLPKAKELRRVAEPLITLAKNDTVANRRLAFARTRNAATVGKLFTVLGPRYKERNGGYLRVLKAGFRAGDAAPMAYVELVDREVNTSAE, from the coding sequence ATGCGTCATCGTAATAGTGGTGTGAAATTAGGCCGTACAAGCAGCCATCGTAAAGCGATGTTCCAAAACTTGGCTAATTCTTTATTTGAACATGAGTTGATCAAAACAACTTTGCCTAAAGCTAAAGAATTACGTCGTGTTGCTGAGCCTTTAATCACTCTAGCAAAAAACGATACTGTAGCAAATCGTCGTTTAGCATTTGCTCGTACTCGTAATGCTGCAACTGTTGGTAAATTATTTACCGTACTCGGCCCTCGTTACAAAGAACGTAACGGCGGTTATCTACGTGTTCTTAAAGCGGGCTTCCGTGCTGGTGATGCAGCACCGATGGCTTACGTTGAGCTTGTAGATCGTGAAGTGAACACTTCAGCTGAATAA
- the secY gene encoding preprotein translocase subunit SecY — translation MKGQPFHVKYREIIRRMSFLIGALLVFRLGAHIPVPGINNAALENLFHANQGTILGLFNMFSGGALERMSILALGIMPYISASIIVQLMSTVIPSLEALKKEGEQGKRKINQYTRQGTLLLAVVQAVGMCAGLIGQGITLSSGLAFYIPAVTSLVAGTMFLMWLGEQITERGIGNGISMIIFAGIVAGLPKLIMQSVSSVDNGQTSLIGLVIFGLLSLGVLAAIVFIEKAQRRIPVNYAQKQQGRRIFTAQQTHLPLKINMAGVIPAIFASSLLLFPASLGQWVGSADPNAGLIKRSLQDLALVLSPGQPLYLVLFGALIIFFCYFYTALVFSPKEVSENLKRSGAYVPGIRPGEQTARYLDHILNRLTFIGAIYITVICLMPMILQSSFGIPFYLGGTSLLIVVVVVMDFMAQLQAHLTSHQYDNQTLMRKTTAHPKG, via the coding sequence ATGAAAGGTCAGCCATTTCACGTGAAATATCGTGAAATTATTCGCCGGATGAGTTTTCTAATCGGTGCATTGCTGGTCTTTCGACTAGGAGCGCATATTCCAGTACCAGGCATTAATAATGCTGCGTTAGAAAATTTATTTCATGCAAACCAAGGAACTATTCTTGGGCTATTCAATATGTTTTCTGGCGGTGCTTTAGAGCGAATGTCGATTCTTGCTTTGGGAATCATGCCTTATATTTCTGCATCAATTATTGTGCAGTTAATGTCTACAGTGATTCCTTCTCTCGAAGCCTTGAAAAAGGAAGGGGAGCAAGGTAAACGTAAAATTAATCAATATACGCGTCAGGGTACATTATTACTTGCAGTGGTTCAGGCAGTAGGTATGTGTGCAGGTCTTATTGGACAGGGTATTACTCTATCTAGTGGTCTTGCTTTTTATATACCTGCAGTTACATCACTTGTCGCAGGAACTATGTTCTTAATGTGGCTAGGTGAACAGATCACTGAAAGAGGTATCGGTAATGGTATCTCAATGATTATTTTTGCAGGTATTGTTGCTGGTTTGCCTAAATTAATTATGCAATCAGTATCATCTGTCGATAATGGTCAAACAAGTTTAATTGGTCTTGTTATCTTTGGTCTTTTGTCTCTTGGTGTATTGGCGGCGATTGTGTTTATTGAAAAAGCACAGCGTCGTATTCCAGTAAACTATGCACAGAAGCAGCAAGGGCGTCGTATATTTACAGCTCAGCAAACACATCTACCGTTGAAAATTAATATGGCTGGTGTGATTCCTGCGATTTTTGCGAGTTCTTTACTCTTGTTCCCAGCTAGTTTGGGACAATGGGTAGGAAGTGCAGATCCGAATGCTGGTTTAATTAAACGTAGTTTACAAGATTTAGCTTTAGTATTGTCGCCTGGACAGCCTTTGTATTTGGTGCTCTTTGGTGCGTTAATTATCTTTTTCTGTTACTTTTATACGGCTTTAGTATTTAGCCCTAAGGAAGTATCAGAAAATCTAAAACGCAGCGGAGCTTATGTGCCTGGTATTCGCCCAGGTGAGCAAACTGCTCGTTACTTAGATCATATTCTTAATCGTTTGACGTTTATTGGTGCGATTTATATTACAGTCATTTGTTTGATGCCAATGATTCTACAAAGTTCTTTTGGTATTCCATTCTATTTGGGTGGTACCTCATTACTCATTGTAGTCGTTGTTGTTATGGACTTTATGGCTCAGCTACAAGCGCATTTAACTTCTCATCAATATGACAATCAAACATTAATGAGAAAAACGACTGCTCATCCTAAGGGATAA
- the rpmJ gene encoding 50S ribosomal protein L36 has product MKVQASVKKICGSCKVIRRNGVIRVICSAEPRHKQRQG; this is encoded by the coding sequence ATGAAAGTACAAGCTTCTGTAAAGAAAATTTGTGGTAGCTGTAAAGTTATCCGTCGTAATGGGGTTATTCGCGTGATTTGTAGCGCAGAACCTCGTCATAAGCAGCGTCAAGGTTAA
- the rpsM gene encoding 30S ribosomal protein S13, with translation MARIAGVNIPDNKHAVISLTYIFGIGRHTAKNILAAVGITETTKIRELDDAQLDAIRAEVAKVPTEGDLRREISMNIKRLMDLGCYRGLRHRRSLPVRGQRTKTNARTRKGPRKPIKK, from the coding sequence ATGGCTCGTATTGCCGGTGTAAACATTCCGGATAACAAGCATGCTGTTATCTCCCTCACTTACATCTTTGGTATCGGTCGCCACACTGCTAAGAACATCTTAGCTGCAGTTGGTATTACTGAGACTACTAAGATCCGTGAGTTGGACGATGCACAGCTTGATGCGATTCGTGCAGAAGTTGCTAAGGTTCCTACCGAAGGTGACTTACGTCGCGAAATTTCCATGAACATTAAACGTTTAATGGATTTAGGTTGCTATCGTGGCCTTCGTCATCGTCGCAGCTTGCCTGTCCGTGGTCAACGCACCAAAACTAACGCACGTACCCGTAAAGGTCCGCGCAAACCGATTAAAAAGTAA
- the rplO gene encoding 50S ribosomal protein L15: MTLRLNELAPAEGAKREHRRLGRGIGSGVGKTGGRGIKGQKSRKSGGVRPGFEGGQTAIYRRLPKFGFTSQIALKTAEVRLSELSKVEGDIVSLETLKAANVVRRDQIRARIVLSGEITRAFTVQGVALTKGAKAAIEAAGGKVEE, encoded by the coding sequence ATGACTCTGCGTTTAAATGAGCTTGCACCTGCAGAAGGTGCAAAACGTGAACACCGTCGTTTAGGCCGTGGTATCGGTTCTGGCGTTGGTAAGACTGGTGGTCGTGGTATCAAAGGTCAAAAATCACGTAAAAGTGGTGGCGTTCGTCCAGGTTTCGAAGGCGGTCAAACAGCGATTTATCGTCGTTTACCTAAATTCGGTTTCACTAGCCAAATCGCTTTAAAAACTGCTGAAGTACGTTTGTCTGAGTTAAGTAAAGTGGAAGGCGACATCGTTAGCCTTGAAACTTTAAAAGCTGCGAATGTTGTTCGTCGCGATCAAATTCGCGCTCGTATCGTGCTTTCTGGTGAAATCACTCGTGCATTCACTGTTCAAGGTGTTGCATTGACTAAAGGCGCTAAAGCTGCAATTGAAGCAGCTGGCGGCAAAGTCGAGGAGTAA
- the rpsD gene encoding 30S ribosomal protein S4: MARYIGPKCKLSRREGTDLQLKSGVKPFDVKTKKANKAPGQHGQARGGKQSEYSLQLREKQKVRRIYGVLERQFSNYYKEAARVKGATGENLLKLLESRLDNVVYRMGFGSTRAEARQLVSHRSITLNGRRVNIASIQVKAGDVIAVHEGAKQQLRIKNAIELAAQRGIPAWIEVDHSKLEGTFKAAPDRSDLPAEINESLIVELYSK; encoded by the coding sequence ATGGCTCGTTATATTGGTCCAAAATGCAAACTCTCTCGCCGCGAAGGGACAGACCTGCAACTTAAATCTGGCGTTAAACCATTTGACGTCAAAACTAAAAAAGCTAACAAAGCACCTGGTCAGCATGGTCAGGCTCGCGGTGGTAAGCAATCTGAGTATTCACTACAATTACGTGAAAAACAAAAAGTCCGTCGTATTTACGGTGTGTTAGAGCGTCAATTTAGTAACTACTATAAAGAAGCAGCTCGTGTTAAAGGCGCAACTGGTGAGAACTTGTTGAAATTGCTTGAAAGCCGTCTTGATAACGTTGTTTATCGCATGGGTTTTGGTTCTACACGTGCAGAAGCTCGTCAGTTAGTAAGTCACCGTAGCATTACTTTGAATGGTCGTCGTGTAAACATCGCATCTATTCAAGTTAAAGCTGGTGATGTAATTGCGGTTCACGAAGGTGCTAAACAACAATTGCGTATTAAAAACGCGATTGAATTGGCTGCTCAACGTGGTATTCCAGCTTGGATCGAAGTTGATCACTCTAAGCTTGAAGGTACGTTTAAAGCTGCACCAGATCGTTCTGATTTACCTGCTGAAATCAACGAAAGCTTGATTGTAGAATTGTATTCTAAATAA
- a CDS encoding DNA-directed RNA polymerase subunit alpha: protein MTRTANEFLTPQAIKVEAVSGTSAKVILEPLERGFGHTLGNALRRILLSSLPGAAVVEVEIEGVEHEYSTLEGLQQDIVELLLNLKGLSIKLFDQNEAYLTLEKQGPGDITAADLRLPHNVEVVNPEHLIGTLSATGSLKMRLKVSQGRGYETSDSRFPEGETRPVGRLQLDASYSPIKRVSYTVENARVEQRTDLDKLVIDLETNGTVDPEEAIRKAATILQQQIAIFVDLQKDQTPVAQEPREEVDPILLRPVDDLELTVRSANCLKAENIYYIGDLVQRTEVELLKTPNLGKKSLTEIKDVLASKGLQLGMRLENWPPASLRMDDRFAYRSR, encoded by the coding sequence ATGACGCGTACTGCAAACGAGTTTCTAACTCCGCAAGCGATCAAGGTCGAAGCGGTAAGCGGGACCTCGGCAAAAGTGATTCTGGAACCTTTAGAGCGTGGTTTTGGCCATACTCTAGGTAATGCTTTACGTCGCATTCTATTGTCTTCTTTGCCAGGCGCTGCTGTGGTTGAAGTAGAGATAGAAGGTGTCGAGCACGAGTACAGTACTTTAGAAGGCTTGCAGCAGGACATCGTCGAGCTCTTGCTGAACCTAAAAGGATTGTCTATTAAGCTGTTCGATCAAAATGAAGCTTATTTAACATTAGAAAAACAAGGTCCTGGTGACATTACTGCTGCCGACCTTCGTTTACCTCATAATGTTGAAGTGGTTAACCCAGAACATTTAATTGGTACTTTGAGTGCTACAGGCTCATTAAAAATGCGCTTGAAAGTTTCTCAAGGTCGTGGTTATGAAACATCTGACTCTCGTTTCCCTGAAGGCGAAACACGTCCTGTAGGTCGTTTACAGTTAGATGCTTCTTATAGCCCAATTAAGCGTGTTTCTTACACCGTAGAAAATGCGCGTGTAGAACAACGTACCGATTTAGATAAACTGGTAATCGATCTTGAGACCAACGGTACGGTTGATCCTGAAGAAGCAATCCGCAAAGCGGCAACAATCTTGCAACAACAAATTGCAATATTTGTTGATCTTCAGAAAGACCAAACTCCTGTTGCTCAAGAACCTCGTGAAGAAGTTGACCCAATCTTGCTTCGCCCAGTAGATGATCTAGAGCTTACTGTTCGTTCTGCTAACTGTTTGAAAGCAGAAAATATTTACTACATTGGTGATCTTGTTCAACGTACTGAAGTTGAGTTGTTAAAAACTCCTAACCTTGGTAAAAAATCGTTAACAGAGATCAAAGATGTTTTGGCATCGAAAGGTTTACAACTCGGTATGCGTCTTGAGAACTGGCCACCAGCTAGTCTTCGTATGGACGACCGTTTTGCCTATCGTAGCCGTTAA
- the rpmD gene encoding 50S ribosomal protein L30 has product MKTIKVTQTKSSSHRLKNHKLCLQGLGLRRIGHTVEVQDTPSNRGMINKVYYMVSVEE; this is encoded by the coding sequence ATGAAAACGATTAAAGTTACCCAGACTAAATCTTCTTCACATCGCTTGAAAAATCACAAGCTTTGCTTACAAGGTTTAGGTCTGCGTCGTATTGGTCATACTGTAGAAGTGCAAGATACGCCTTCTAACCGTGGTATGATCAACAAAGTCTACTATATGGTTAGTGTAGAGGAATAA